The following proteins are co-located in the bacterium genome:
- the aroQ gene encoding type II 3-dehydroquinate dehydratase: MNILVINGPNLNTLGKREPSIYGNLTLDEINQQMVKYGETLDEKKIKFEFFQTNHEGEIVDKINNTQGDAIIINAAAFTHTSIAIRDAILASKIPTVEVHISNIHQREEFRRHSMISEVCVGQISGFGSNSYLLAVQAVVSIV, from the coding sequence ATTAATATCTTAGTCATTAATGGTCCTAATTTAAATACTCTGGGCAAGAGAGAGCCCTCTATTTATGGAAATCTTACCTTAGACGAGATCAATCAACAGATGGTTAAATACGGAGAAACACTTGATGAAAAAAAGATTAAGTTTGAGTTTTTCCAGACAAATCACGAAGGGGAGATAGTTGATAAGATTAATAATACTCAAGGTGATGCTATTATTATTAATGCCGCAGCTTTTACCCATACCAGTATTGCCATAAGAGATGCTATTTTAGCCTCTAAAATACCAACCGTAGAAGTTCACATCTCCAATATTCATCAGAGAGAAGAATTTAGAAGGCATTCTATGATTAGTGAAGTTTGCGTGGGCCAGATTAGTGGATTTGGAAGTAATAGTTATCTCTTAGCTGTTCAAGCAGTAGTAAGTATTGTTTAA
- a CDS encoding PH domain-containing protein, which translates to MNTSLKLTSSFFNASLDKEIFISTVSWLFFSGFLVIISLALFFFVGKSFLKNLKNKERKFRRSSWQGLLALMVVFLLGTTGSIRNIRAYFNAPCGYSINDTAIIIHKHYGNITIPVKEINKAWLDAAKFYKIDRCYRYCWIEKGWVSYEMFGTFGSFYTSKFGWLDYYVTNMNNLVVLEGKKKVVISPDHPREFIALLMSKLYSSY; encoded by the coding sequence ATGAATACTAGTCTTAAACTTACCTCGTCTTTTTTTAATGCTTCTTTAGATAAAGAGATATTTATTTCTACGGTAAGCTGGCTTTTTTTTTCTGGATTTTTAGTCATCATCTCTCTGGCTTTGTTTTTCTTTGTAGGAAAGAGCTTTTTAAAGAATCTTAAAAATAAGGAGCGTAAATTTCGCCGAAGTTCATGGCAAGGATTATTAGCTTTAATGGTGGTATTTCTCTTAGGAACTACAGGTTCCATAAGAAACATAAGAGCATATTTTAACGCTCCTTGTGGCTATAGCATTAATGATACCGCCATAATTATTCATAAACATTATGGAAATATTACTATTCCAGTGAAAGAGATAAATAAAGCTTGGTTAGATGCAGCTAAGTTTTATAAAATAGACCGGTGTTACCGGTATTGCTGGATAGAAAAAGGATGGGTCTCTTATGAGATGTTTGGAACTTTTGGCAGTTTTTATACCTCTAAATTTGGATGGTTGGATTACTATGTAACTAATATGAATAACCTGGTTGTATTAGAAGGCAAGAAAAAAGTAGTAATTTCTCCAGATCATCCAAGGGAATTTATTGCTTTACTGATGTCAAAGCTATATAGTAGTTATTAA
- a CDS encoding Xaa-Pro peptidase family protein: MLKKTTGRLEIIKSKLLLEKVDAFLITNLVNVKYLSGFAGSNGYLFLCPEDQYFITDSRYLWQAEKEIKDYKILEQKNSLSEVIKNLVETKKIKYLGIEGDVSYKIYNSLQDKLSEVKLVIIEKVIEEARLRKDEEEVKNIKRACQEIQLTLIKVLKLAKEGVREVEIAAEIEYFLKKKGMNSAFETIVASGVSSSYPHAKASLSKIKKDDLLLIDAGAVFNGYHSDITRTIILGRISKEKKKIYEVVKGAQEYALSLVKVGLRCSDLDREVRKYIDDKGYGQYFIHNLGHGVGLEVHEDPVLSQKTKNGVVIDEGMVFTIEPGIYIPGLGGVRIENVILAKKEGCEVLTNGLPLEIILE, translated from the coding sequence ATGCTTAAAAAAACCACTGGTCGGTTAGAAATAATAAAGAGTAAACTTCTTCTAGAAAAAGTAGATGCATTTTTAATAACCAATCTTGTTAATGTAAAATATCTCTCTGGTTTTGCTGGATCTAATGGTTATCTATTTCTTTGCCCAGAAGATCAATATTTTATCACTGATTCTCGTTATTTATGGCAAGCTGAAAAAGAGATCAAAGATTATAAGATATTAGAGCAGAAAAATTCCTTATCAGAGGTGATTAAAAATTTAGTAGAGACAAAAAAAATAAAATATTTAGGAATAGAAGGAGATGTATCTTATAAAATTTATAATTCCTTGCAAGATAAGCTTAGCGAAGTAAAGTTAGTTATCATAGAAAAAGTTATTGAGGAAGCTCGATTAAGAAAGGATGAAGAAGAAGTAAAGAATATCAAGAGAGCTTGCCAAGAAATACAATTAACTTTAATCAAAGTTTTAAAATTAGCGAAAGAAGGAGTAAGAGAGGTAGAAATAGCTGCTGAAATCGAATATTTTTTAAAGAAGAAGGGAATGAATTCGGCTTTTGAGACTATTGTAGCTTCTGGAGTCTCTTCTTCCTACCCTCATGCTAAAGCTTCTCTAAGCAAGATCAAGAAAGATGATCTATTATTAATTGATGCTGGAGCAGTTTTTAATGGATACCATTCGGATATTACTCGAACTATTATTTTAGGAAGAATAAGTAAAGAAAAGAAGAAGATTTATGAAGTAGTGAAGGGTGCTCAAGAATATGCTTTAAGTCTGGTAAAAGTAGGACTAAGATGTAGCGACTTAGATAGAGAAGTCAGAAAATATATTGATGATAAAGGCTATGGTCAGTACTTTATTCATAATTTAGGCCATGGAGTAGGCTTAGAAGTCCATGAAGATCCAGTCTTGTCTCAGAAAACAAAGAACGGCGTAGTTATAGATGAAGGAATGGTGTTTACTATTGAGCCAGGAATATATATTCCTGGACTCGGAGGAGTAAGAATAGAGAATGTAATTTTAGCTAAAAAAGAAGGATGCGAAGTCTTAACCAACGGGTTACCCTTAGAGATAATTTTAGAGTAG
- the aroB gene encoding 3-dehydroquinate synthase — translation MKAVRVELGDRSYNIYIKAGILREAGKYIRDLNLNKKVFIVTNPKVGGLYLKELIKYLKEYDLVPMIAEVPDGEEYKSLQDASHLYDQMISFKLDRSTPVIALGGGVIGDLAGFVAATFMRGLPLVQVPTTLLAQVDSSVGGKVAVNHSQAKNMIGSFYQPKVVIIDVNLLQTLEERELRSGLSEVIKYGVIKDKELFEVLKKNISKIKELDQDCLEEVIAKSCQIKAEIISQDEREKDLRAILNYGHTVGHAIEAVTKYGKYRHGEAIAIGMMVESNLSVELGLFSKEGVKEQEWLFQEAGLKVNFKGIDLSLIMEAMRLDKKKLGEKLRFILPLEIGKVLIKEYNDEKIIKKVIRRQEEN, via the coding sequence GTGAAGGCAGTAAGAGTAGAGCTTGGAGATAGAAGTTATAATATCTATATTAAAGCAGGTATCTTAAGAGAAGCTGGAAAGTATATCAGAGATCTAAATTTAAACAAAAAGGTTTTCATTGTTACTAACCCTAAGGTAGGTGGGCTTTATTTAAAAGAACTAATAAAATATTTAAAAGAATATGATCTAGTTCCTATGATAGCAGAAGTTCCAGATGGTGAAGAATACAAATCTCTTCAGGATGCAAGTCATCTTTACGATCAGATGATAAGTTTTAAATTAGATAGAAGTACTCCTGTCATTGCTTTGGGGGGAGGAGTAATAGGGGATTTAGCCGGGTTTGTAGCAGCTACTTTTATGAGAGGTTTGCCTTTAGTGCAAGTTCCTACTACTTTATTAGCCCAAGTTGATAGTAGTGTCGGGGGTAAGGTAGCAGTTAATCATTCCCAAGCAAAAAATATGATCGGTTCTTTTTACCAACCTAAGGTAGTAATCATTGATGTGAACTTATTACAAACTTTAGAAGAAAGAGAGTTGAGATCAGGGTTAAGTGAAGTAATCAAGTATGGGGTCATTAAAGATAAAGAGTTATTTGAGGTTTTAAAAAAGAATATCTCTAAGATAAAAGAATTAGACCAAGATTGCTTAGAAGAGGTCATTGCTAAATCTTGTCAGATAAAGGCAGAGATTATTTCTCAAGACGAAAGAGAAAAAGATCTTAGGGCTATCTTAAATTATGGCCATACCGTAGGGCATGCTATCGAAGCAGTAACTAAATATGGAAAATATCGCCACGGTGAAGCTATTGCCATAGGAATGATGGTGGAATCTAATTTGTCTGTAGAGTTGGGCTTATTTAGCAAAGAAGGAGTTAAGGAACAAGAATGGTTATTTCAAGAAGCTGGTTTAAAAGTAAATTTTAAAGGTATTGACCTCTCTTTAATTATGGAGGCCATGAGGTTAGATAAAAAAAAATTAGGTGAAAAACTAAGATTTATCTTACCTCTAGAAATTGGAAAAGTCTTGATAAAAGAATATAACGATGAGAAGATTATTAAAAAAGTAATTAGGAGGCAAGAAGAAAATTGA
- the rlmN gene encoding 23S rRNA (adenine(2503)-C(2))-methyltransferase RlmN produces MQAIKELSLKELKEITDSWGKPEFHAHQIWNWIYKKNVTDFEKMSDLPLDLRRQLKENFSLANLKLVEVVTSKDQTKKFLFELNDGNFIEAVIIPAKERITGCISTQVGCKFSCQFCASGLLGFKRNLSYGEIIDEVLSLKASSQKLTNLVFMGIGEPLDNYDQVLKVVKTVNSPLALNLGARKITISTCGIIPGIKRLAEEGLQIELSVSLHAANEKIRNRLMPVNKKYPIKDLMGACREYIKKTNRQITFDYILINKLNSSLKDAQELSLLLKEIKLSKVNLIPANQIKELEIEPPPESEISSFKNYLDKAGIKVALRRPRGQDIKAACGQLRLSTMIS; encoded by the coding sequence ATGCAAGCTATAAAAGAGTTAAGCTTAAAAGAATTAAAAGAAATTACAGACAGTTGGGGTAAACCAGAATTTCATGCTCATCAAATTTGGAACTGGATATACAAAAAGAATGTAACTGATTTTGAAAAGATGTCCGATTTGCCTTTAGATTTAAGAAGACAATTAAAAGAAAATTTTTCTCTTGCCAATTTAAAATTAGTAGAAGTAGTAACTTCAAAAGATCAGACTAAAAAGTTTCTTTTTGAATTAAATGATGGTAATTTTATAGAGGCAGTAATCATTCCCGCTAAAGAAAGAATAACCGGCTGTATTTCTACTCAAGTTGGTTGTAAATTTTCTTGTCAGTTCTGTGCTAGTGGTTTATTAGGTTTTAAGCGAAATTTAAGTTATGGAGAGATTATTGATGAGGTTTTATCCTTAAAAGCCTCGTCTCAAAAATTAACTAATCTTGTCTTTATGGGTATTGGGGAGCCATTAGATAATTATGATCAGGTCTTAAAAGTAGTTAAGACTGTCAATTCTCCTCTGGCTCTTAATTTAGGAGCACGAAAGATAACTATCTCTACTTGTGGAATTATTCCTGGAATAAAAAGACTAGCTGAGGAAGGATTACAAATAGAATTATCTGTCTCTTTACATGCCGCTAATGAGAAGATAAGGAATAGGCTTATGCCTGTAAACAAAAAATATCCCATCAAGGACTTAATGGGGGCTTGCCGAGAGTATATCAAAAAGACAAATCGCCAGATAACCTTTGATTATATTTTAATTAATAAGTTAAATTCATCATTAAAAGATGCCCAGGAATTAAGTTTATTATTAAAAGAGATAAAATTGTCAAAGGTGAACCTTATCCCCGCTAACCAAATAAAAGAGCTTGAGATAGAACCTCCCCCGGAGTCAGAAATTTCATCATTTAAAAACTACTTAGATAAGGCTGGAATCAAAGTAGCCTTAAGAAGACCTCGGGGTCAAGATATTAAAGCTGCCTGTGGGCAACTAAGATTAAGCACCATGATCTCTTAA
- a CDS encoding MFS transporter, with amino-acid sequence MSKQNKIRKSLKFSLLDGVFASCMVGLTTDYITPFALVLKATNKQIGLLNALPNLISSCIQLRSADLVEKLKSRKKIINIFVLLQVLMMIPIFLLPYLFKQPLVSFFIILITLFVSFGAFAGPPWSSLMADYIPPKSRGKYFGWRNKVLTIVTILSSFLAGFILHVLKCSLLTRFMIIFGLAFICRFISWYFLTLMYEPPFKIEKEAYFSFFDFIKGIKKSNFAKFVIFVSLLSFCINLAAPFFSVFMLRDLLSLFFISTILRGLVVTLFLGKIKEVRRTEKIKSQDLFYSIIGIKPIIQELRQFSRERD; translated from the coding sequence ATGAGCAAGCAGAATAAGATAAGAAAGAGTCTTAAGTTTTCTCTTTTAGATGGAGTATTTGCTTCTTGCATGGTAGGTTTAACTACGGATTATATTACCCCTTTTGCTCTTGTTTTAAAAGCAACTAATAAACAAATTGGCCTTCTCAATGCCCTGCCTAATCTTATTTCTTCTTGCATCCAATTAAGATCAGCAGATTTAGTAGAAAAATTAAAGAGTCGAAAGAAGATTATTAATATCTTTGTACTTTTACAAGTATTGATGATGATACCTATCTTTCTTCTTCCTTATTTATTTAAACAACCATTAGTATCTTTTTTTATCATCCTCATTACTTTATTTGTTAGTTTTGGAGCTTTTGCTGGTCCCCCTTGGTCATCTTTAATGGCTGACTATATTCCACCTAAGAGTAGAGGTAAATACTTTGGTTGGCGAAATAAGGTTTTAACCATTGTCACTATTTTAAGTAGTTTTTTAGCTGGATTTATCTTGCATGTCCTTAAATGCTCTCTTTTAACAAGATTTATGATCATTTTTGGTTTAGCTTTTATCTGTAGATTTATTTCTTGGTATTTTTTAACTTTGATGTATGAACCACCTTTTAAAATAGAGAAAGAAGCTTATTTTAGTTTCTTTGATTTTATTAAAGGGATTAAAAAGTCTAATTTTGCCAAATTTGTTATCTTTGTTTCCCTTCTTAGTTTTTGTATAAATTTAGCGGCTCCATTTTTTTCAGTATTTATGCTTCGGGATTTATTAAGTCTCTTTTTTATCTCTACTATTTTAAGAGGTTTGGTGGTAACCTTATTTTTAGGAAAAATAAAAGAAGTAAGAAGGACAGAAAAGATTAAAAGCCAGGATTTATTTTATAGTATTATAGGAATAAAGCCTATTATTCAGGAATTACGACAATTTTCAAGAGAGAGGGACTAA
- a CDS encoding shikimate kinase yields MKNIVLFGFMGSGKSSIGRMLAERLGMFFIEMDEILEEEHHKTINDLFKKYGEAYFRRLEKELVKRISKRDSCVISTGGGVVLDEENVKLLRENGILISLMASEEVIYERVKDDKSRPLLKTIDLPKKIKEILVHRKPSYEKAGYCIDTSDKSKEEVVEEIINYINIVVINENRT; encoded by the coding sequence ATGAAGAACATTGTGCTTTTTGGTTTTATGGGAAGTGGAAAATCGAGTATTGGAAGGATGTTAGCGGAGAGATTAGGTATGTTCTTTATAGAGATGGATGAAATTCTTGAAGAAGAGCATCATAAGACCATTAATGATCTCTTTAAGAAATACGGAGAAGCATATTTTAGAAGATTAGAGAAAGAATTAGTAAAGAGAATATCTAAAAGGGATTCTTGTGTTATCTCTACAGGTGGAGGAGTGGTCTTAGATGAAGAAAATGTTAAATTATTAAGAGAAAATGGCATTCTTATTTCTTTAATGGCTTCAGAAGAAGTAATTTATGAAAGAGTAAAGGACGATAAGAGCCGCCCTTTATTGAAGACTATTGATCTTCCCAAAAAAATAAAAGAGATCTTAGTCCATAGAAAGCCGTCTTATGAAAAAGCCGGATATTGCATTGATACTTCCGATAAGTCAAAAGAAGAAGTGGTAGAGGAAATTATAAATTATATCAATATAGTAGTTATTAACGAAAACCGGACATAA